One genomic region from Stackebrandtia nassauensis DSM 44728 encodes:
- a CDS encoding sterol desaturase family protein, protein MTTRTLKPLVRYGYAPAMLLGVNGAGIAIASAGAPKAWLLGLLGLAVALSFAAERVLPYEDTWNHDHGDTRRDTIHTFVNETLILASVAAIPALAILTPGDGIWPHHWPFVLQVLAAILAADLGITLIHYASHKIDALWRFHAVHHSAKRFYGLNGLMKHPLHQTIEMAAGVAPLILIGLPASVASTLALAVAVQLLLQHSNADYRVGALKHVLALNEGHRFHHLKWAGIGDVNFGLFTLAWDYLLRTKTYDPHRRFTSEILGMAAHPDYPTAYLPQLAEPFRASGACTTDDTAP, encoded by the coding sequence ATGACAACCAGAACGCTGAAACCACTGGTCCGTTACGGGTACGCACCCGCCATGCTCCTCGGCGTCAACGGAGCAGGCATCGCCATCGCCTCGGCCGGCGCTCCCAAAGCCTGGCTGTTGGGCCTGCTCGGTCTGGCGGTCGCACTGTCCTTCGCCGCCGAACGCGTCCTGCCCTACGAAGACACCTGGAACCACGACCACGGCGACACCCGCCGCGACACCATCCACACCTTCGTCAACGAAACCCTCATCCTCGCCAGCGTCGCCGCCATCCCCGCCCTCGCGATCCTTACGCCCGGCGACGGCATCTGGCCCCACCACTGGCCCTTCGTCCTCCAAGTACTCGCCGCGATCCTAGCCGCCGACCTCGGGATCACCCTCATCCACTACGCCAGCCACAAGATCGACGCGCTGTGGCGCTTCCACGCCGTCCACCACTCCGCGAAGCGCTTCTACGGCCTCAATGGACTCATGAAACACCCGCTCCACCAAACCATCGAAATGGCCGCCGGAGTCGCGCCACTCATCCTCATCGGACTTCCCGCATCCGTGGCATCGACTCTCGCCCTGGCCGTGGCAGTGCAACTGCTGCTGCAACACTCCAACGCCGACTACCGCGTCGGCGCCCTCAAACACGTCCTCGCCCTCAACGAAGGCCACCGCTTCCACCACCTCAAATGGGCAGGCATCGGCGACGTCAACTTCGGACTATTCACCCTGGCCTGGGACTACCTGCTGCGCACCAAAACCTACGACCCCCACCGCCGCTTCACCTCCGAGATCTTGGGCATGGCCGCTCACCCCGACTACCCCACGGCATACCTACCGCAGCTGGCCGAACCATTCCGCGCATCCGGAGCCTGCACGACCGACGACACGGCCCCGTGA
- a CDS encoding single-stranded DNA-binding protein has product MIHSHLIEGRLAFPPELRYTPNGNQVATMRLLFNDSYRDKSGNWKNGKTRSLDVTCWRELAERVVELNKGDLVLVELGNDLFARTNGQYTNISASAQNVFVSMRYDGASSHREPKPDSERIVTTADGETYSADKWAQLNEADAETESEAAEPVTV; this is encoded by the coding sequence ATGATCCACTCACACCTCATCGAAGGCCGCCTCGCGTTCCCGCCCGAGCTGCGGTACACGCCCAACGGCAACCAGGTCGCCACCATGCGGCTGCTGTTCAACGACTCCTACCGCGACAAGTCCGGCAACTGGAAGAACGGCAAGACCCGGTCGCTGGACGTGACCTGCTGGCGCGAACTGGCGGAGCGGGTGGTCGAGCTCAACAAGGGCGACCTGGTGCTGGTCGAACTGGGCAACGACCTGTTCGCCAGGACCAACGGTCAGTACACCAACATCTCGGCTTCGGCGCAGAACGTGTTCGTCAGCATGCGCTACGACGGCGCCAGCTCGCACCGCGAGCCCAAGCCCGACAGCGAGCGCATCGTCACCACTGCCGACGGCGAGACCTACTCCGCCGACAAGTGGGCGCAGCTCAACGAAGCCGACGCCGAAACCGAGTCCGAGGCCGCCGAGCCGGTCACCGTCTGA
- a CDS encoding methyltransferase family protein, translated as MVFAAAFGLLFGVRSIQQTRRTGDVGWRFPSPGADRTQWIARLFMGFGGLTGGIAAPAAALMGMPSVTFMDHTWLRITGLVLAAVAAAAAFAAQQSMGASWRIGVDDTEHTALVTTGQFAYVRNPIFTAMFALMTNLALATPNIVAYIGLASVIAGIELQVRKVEEPHLLNTHPDTYRDYAQQAGRFLPGIGRLSR; from the coding sequence GTGGTGTTCGCCGCCGCGTTCGGTCTCCTCTTTGGAGTGCGCAGCATCCAGCAAACCCGCCGCACCGGCGACGTCGGATGGCGCTTCCCCTCACCTGGGGCCGACCGGACCCAGTGGATCGCGCGACTGTTCATGGGATTCGGTGGCCTGACCGGCGGTATCGCCGCACCGGCCGCCGCTTTGATGGGAATGCCGTCGGTGACGTTCATGGACCACACCTGGCTGCGCATCACTGGACTGGTTCTGGCCGCCGTCGCTGCTGCCGCCGCGTTCGCCGCCCAACAATCCATGGGTGCGTCCTGGCGTATCGGCGTCGACGACACCGAGCACACTGCCCTGGTCACGACCGGTCAATTCGCCTACGTCCGTAACCCGATCTTCACCGCCATGTTCGCCCTCATGACCAACCTCGCCCTCGCCACACCGAACATCGTCGCCTACATCGGACTCGCATCGGTCATTGCCGGAATCGAACTCCAAGTCCGCAAAGTCGAAGAACCCCACCTACTCAACACCCACCCCGATACCTACCGCGACTACGCACAGCAAGCCGGACGATTCCTACCCGGCATCGGACGCCTTTCTCGCTGA
- the mobF gene encoding MobF family relaxase, whose protein sequence is MTIHKLSVGDGYTYLTRQVAGGDVQRARGQDASDYYTQEGNPPGRWIGRGAHLLGLDGQTVTEDQMKNLFGHGAHPNAEAIIDKYIADHTRPGMTDAQIRFLTAAAEKHAQLGRRFGAYRRLEPFDQRVADRLDAIAERTGRAATPAEIKQAKQQEAAKQRCGVAGFDLVFAPVKSAALVWALHPDVRVRQQVKAAHDAAVDSVMELLEEHAAHTRAGTGGVAQLDTKGLIAARFDHFDSRAGDPNLHTHIPVANKVLGRDGKWRSLDARGIYAMTVAASEHYNTRFETEMVHRLGVTFTDREAAGSKRPVREIDGIPAAMIKHFSRRRLDLEARYKQLIAAYRADHGTDPPAAICHKLARQATLDTRPDKPTLRSLKQMRQEWEADLIHTFGGKALRHITSAVPTRSAVAEAVSLSTDEAETIAASVVRTVASQHSTWTRWNLHAEAERTLRAAFRFPTREAHDHAVEVVMALATSPAHSIRIDAPSLVDEPDVLRRADGESVFHQHGSTRYTSQAVLDAEQRLLGAAKTPTDKGLSAGFVTGVLDGFDTTSHQLDPGQRHLAAGFATTDRLLAVGIGPGGAGKTTAMKAYAHTLTTAGHRLIPLATSANSAAVLAADLDTPADNLHKFLWEHSRGHHANALKHGDPVPESAQFFALKPGDVVLVDEAGQAGTFALDQLITIAKRHGAQVRLLGDHRQLSAVESGGALRLIAAEAGAFELDTLHRFSDPAEARATLKLREGDASGLDHYEIAGRIFGGSKDAMIEKAYTAWHRDLSTGRTSVMIAATNADVTALAARARTDRIRAGHVKTTGVDLHDGNTAGVGDWVITRHNHRGLRLNRGKDFVRNGDIWTVIRHHRDGSLSLRHHDHRGTVRIPADYVAEYVELAYATTATRIQGATVDTAHALVTDDMAREHLYVAASRARHNTSLYAVTHVNLPVDEDDRLFRPDFDPDATAAREILETVVARESAERSATETIRDAQNDAESLATLVPQYGYALEQATREHYTGQLTTALGPDGAAMITNDGLSPLIAALLAAETAGWKPHDIIALAADDGPLELADSPAALLAWRIRYITDHHPAPPPIAQPTAADARRYARALARIYPRLKPDPDTALTPPPPRTPSDQQPGPTISASQVHAWANAIAEHLGVDSAEIETHRAWPQLATTLAGHHAAGNDVHQLITTATRTPSTDLTTVVRTARRLATPATVRMPAAIRHHQAAITTMGPDLAHRARISAAWPAVITALTRAEQLGRGPETALRCAISQREFRGARDISQLLAWRIGRQNRIAHTDPSLTPASLWRSLAWSLKAAETTGTNPTRLLRAAALDSTNLTDFVAHVHDNTRRLHHTHQPPSPINLPWLHTPTGLLDSPTIDDQWRTYLHDLGTQINHRVTELTAQVHSENPEWLSAAGPQPRQPRQSHAWNEAVAVMAAYRDQHRITTDDPHHPLGPYPTSGHAGHHPYWHAATALLAATQTTSPTPPSRQSTATGLSHDVEDQLLADITTAVYTHLPTDEQHAINRQLAKHLHPTVGEIAIPDHATHPSNTHQLAAVLSQRGHLPNSTQLPSKAATAPNPHTTSPRNTTSPVVSTKPSSSGPGPQPHAVPAPQAHPQIENSQPRPRL, encoded by the coding sequence ATGACCATTCACAAACTGTCGGTCGGCGACGGCTACACCTACCTCACCCGACAGGTTGCAGGCGGCGATGTCCAGCGCGCCCGCGGCCAAGACGCCAGCGACTACTACACCCAGGAGGGCAACCCGCCCGGGCGATGGATCGGCCGCGGCGCCCATTTGCTCGGGCTCGACGGGCAGACCGTCACCGAAGACCAGATGAAGAACCTCTTCGGACACGGCGCTCACCCCAACGCCGAAGCGATCATCGACAAGTACATCGCCGACCACACCCGACCTGGCATGACCGACGCCCAGATCCGCTTTCTCACCGCGGCGGCGGAGAAACACGCTCAGCTGGGCCGCCGTTTCGGTGCTTACCGCCGTCTCGAACCCTTCGACCAGCGCGTTGCCGACCGGCTTGACGCCATTGCCGAGCGCACCGGCCGTGCCGCCACACCCGCCGAAATCAAGCAGGCCAAACAGCAAGAGGCCGCCAAGCAACGATGCGGGGTCGCTGGCTTTGACCTCGTATTCGCCCCAGTGAAATCCGCCGCGCTGGTATGGGCGTTGCACCCTGACGTGCGCGTCCGGCAGCAAGTCAAAGCTGCCCATGACGCCGCCGTGGATTCCGTTATGGAGCTGTTGGAGGAGCACGCCGCGCACACCCGTGCCGGAACCGGGGGAGTAGCCCAACTCGACACCAAGGGCCTGATCGCCGCGCGATTCGACCACTTCGACTCCCGTGCCGGCGACCCCAACCTCCACACTCACATCCCGGTCGCGAACAAGGTCTTGGGCCGTGACGGCAAGTGGCGCTCCTTGGACGCTCGCGGCATCTACGCCATGACGGTGGCAGCCTCCGAGCACTACAACACCCGCTTCGAAACCGAGATGGTCCACCGGCTCGGCGTCACCTTCACCGACCGCGAAGCAGCCGGATCCAAGCGCCCCGTTCGCGAAATCGACGGCATACCCGCCGCGATGATCAAGCATTTCTCGCGCCGTCGTCTCGACCTGGAAGCCCGGTACAAGCAGCTGATCGCCGCCTACCGTGCCGACCACGGCACCGACCCGCCTGCTGCCATATGCCACAAGCTCGCCCGTCAAGCCACCCTCGACACACGCCCCGACAAGCCCACCCTCCGGTCCCTGAAGCAGATGCGCCAAGAGTGGGAAGCCGACCTCATCCATACGTTCGGTGGGAAAGCGCTGCGGCACATCACCTCGGCCGTTCCCACCCGATCTGCCGTCGCCGAAGCCGTGTCGTTGTCGACCGACGAGGCCGAGACCATCGCCGCCTCAGTGGTCCGCACGGTCGCGAGTCAGCACTCCACCTGGACCCGGTGGAACCTGCATGCCGAAGCCGAACGGACCCTGCGGGCAGCATTCCGGTTCCCCACGCGCGAAGCCCACGACCATGCCGTGGAAGTTGTCATGGCATTGGCGACCTCGCCCGCCCACTCCATCCGCATCGACGCGCCTTCCCTCGTTGATGAGCCTGATGTCTTGCGCCGAGCCGACGGCGAATCCGTGTTCCACCAACACGGATCCACTCGGTACACCTCCCAAGCCGTTCTCGACGCCGAGCAGCGGCTCCTCGGCGCCGCCAAGACACCCACCGACAAGGGATTGTCGGCTGGTTTCGTGACCGGAGTCCTCGACGGATTCGACACCACGAGCCACCAACTCGATCCAGGGCAACGCCACCTCGCCGCCGGATTCGCCACCACCGATCGGCTGCTGGCCGTGGGCATCGGCCCCGGCGGAGCAGGCAAGACCACCGCCATGAAGGCATACGCGCACACCCTCACCACCGCCGGGCACCGCCTGATTCCGTTGGCGACCTCGGCCAACTCCGCTGCCGTGCTGGCCGCCGACCTCGACACACCCGCCGACAACCTCCACAAGTTCCTGTGGGAACACAGTCGCGGCCACCACGCCAATGCCCTCAAACACGGTGATCCAGTGCCGGAATCGGCACAGTTCTTCGCCCTCAAACCTGGAGATGTCGTTCTCGTCGACGAAGCCGGTCAAGCCGGAACCTTCGCCCTCGACCAACTCATCACGATCGCGAAGCGCCACGGCGCGCAAGTCCGCCTCCTGGGCGACCATCGGCAACTGTCCGCCGTCGAATCCGGTGGCGCGCTGCGGCTCATTGCCGCCGAAGCCGGAGCCTTCGAACTCGACACCCTCCACCGTTTCAGCGACCCGGCTGAGGCCCGTGCCACCCTGAAACTCCGTGAGGGCGACGCCAGCGGACTCGATCATTACGAGATCGCGGGCCGCATCTTCGGCGGGTCCAAAGACGCCATGATCGAGAAGGCGTACACCGCCTGGCACCGCGACCTGAGCACCGGCCGCACCAGCGTCATGATCGCCGCCACCAACGCCGACGTCACCGCGCTGGCCGCCCGCGCCCGTACCGACCGCATCAGAGCCGGGCACGTCAAAACCACGGGCGTCGACCTCCACGACGGCAACACCGCCGGGGTCGGCGACTGGGTCATCACCCGCCACAACCACCGTGGCCTGCGACTCAACCGCGGTAAAGACTTTGTGCGCAACGGCGACATCTGGACCGTCATCCGACACCACCGCGACGGGTCGCTATCCCTTCGCCACCACGACCATCGCGGCACCGTCCGCATCCCCGCCGACTACGTCGCCGAATACGTTGAATTGGCATATGCCACCACCGCCACTCGCATCCAGGGCGCCACCGTGGACACCGCTCACGCCCTGGTCACCGACGACATGGCCCGTGAACACCTCTACGTCGCCGCCTCCCGCGCCCGCCACAACACCAGCCTGTATGCCGTCACCCACGTCAACCTCCCCGTCGACGAAGACGACCGCCTGTTCCGCCCCGACTTCGACCCCGACGCCACCGCCGCCCGCGAGATCCTCGAAACCGTTGTTGCCCGTGAAAGCGCCGAGCGATCGGCCACCGAAACGATCCGCGACGCCCAAAACGACGCCGAATCCCTGGCCACCCTCGTGCCCCAGTACGGGTACGCGCTGGAACAGGCCACCCGCGAGCACTACACCGGCCAGTTGACCACCGCCCTTGGGCCGGACGGCGCTGCGATGATCACCAACGACGGTCTATCCCCGTTGATCGCCGCGCTGCTGGCCGCCGAAACAGCTGGCTGGAAACCCCATGACATCATCGCCCTAGCCGCCGACGACGGCCCCTTGGAACTCGCCGACTCTCCGGCAGCGCTGCTGGCCTGGCGCATCCGCTACATCACCGACCACCACCCGGCTCCGCCCCCAATCGCTCAACCCACCGCCGCCGACGCCCGCCGATACGCCCGCGCCCTGGCGCGCATCTACCCCCGCCTTAAACCCGACCCCGACACCGCGTTGACCCCGCCACCACCGCGGACCCCCAGCGACCAACAACCCGGACCCACCATTTCGGCCAGCCAAGTTCACGCCTGGGCCAACGCCATCGCCGAACACCTCGGCGTCGATTCAGCCGAGATCGAAACCCACCGAGCCTGGCCCCAACTGGCCACCACTCTCGCCGGCCACCACGCCGCCGGGAACGATGTCCACCAACTCATCACCACTGCCACCCGAACCCCCAGCACCGACCTGACGACGGTCGTTCGCACTGCCCGTCGACTCGCGACACCCGCGACCGTGCGGATGCCCGCCGCGATCCGGCATCACCAAGCCGCCATCACCACGATGGGCCCTGACCTGGCTCACCGTGCCCGAATCTCTGCCGCCTGGCCTGCCGTCATCACCGCCCTGACTCGTGCCGAACAGCTCGGCCGCGGACCCGAAACCGCACTGCGCTGCGCCATCAGCCAACGCGAATTCCGAGGCGCCCGCGACATCTCCCAACTCTTGGCCTGGCGCATAGGCCGCCAAAACCGCATCGCCCACACCGACCCCAGCCTCACCCCCGCAAGCCTGTGGCGATCCCTAGCCTGGAGCCTCAAAGCCGCCGAAACCACCGGCACCAACCCCACTCGGCTACTACGGGCCGCCGCCTTGGACTCCACCAACCTCACCGACTTCGTCGCCCACGTCCACGACAACACCCGCCGCCTCCACCACACCCACCAGCCACCCTCCCCAATTAACCTGCCCTGGTTGCACACCCCCACCGGCCTACTCGACAGCCCCACCATCGACGACCAATGGCGCACCTACCTCCACGACCTCGGCACCCAAATCAACCACCGCGTCACCGAACTGACCGCCCAAGTTCACAGTGAGAACCCCGAGTGGCTGTCCGCTGCCGGACCACAACCCCGCCAACCGCGCCAAAGCCATGCCTGGAACGAAGCCGTTGCAGTCATGGCCGCATACCGCGACCAACACCGCATCACCACCGACGACCCCCACCACCCTCTCGGTCCCTACCCAACATCTGGCCACGCGGGACACCACCCCTACTGGCACGCCGCTACCGCGCTGCTCGCCGCCACCCAAACCACCAGCCCCACGCCACCGTCCCGTCAATCAACCGCGACCGGCCTATCTCACGACGTCGAGGACCAACTGCTCGCAGACATCACCACCGCCGTCTACACCCACCTACCCACCGACGAACAACACGCCATCAACCGCCAGCTCGCTAAGCACCTTCACCCCACGGTCGGCGAAATCGCCATCCCCGACCACGCCACCCACCCCTCCAACACCCACCAGCTCGCCGCCGTCCTTTCCCAACGGGGGCACCTCCCCAACTCCACGCAACTGCCCAGCAAGGCAGCTACCGCCCCCAACCCGCACACCACATCGCCCCGCAACACCACTTCTCCGGTCGTGAGCACCAAACCCTCTTCGTCTGGTCCCGGGCCGCAGCCGCACGCCGTGCCTGCGCCCCAAGCACACCCTCAGATCGAGAACTCTCAACCGCGTCCTCGTCTTTGA
- a CDS encoding DNA-processing protein DprA, which translates to MTTTPSDDLLARIALAILEVPNAADSGEPQGVAATDILDRLDAGQPPSGVSRDRVKDRFEGRRVRAVATEQLERSREAGARIIVPGDQEWPPRLGDLARVPDAVVPWCLWLRGPAPLAQTTEQSVAIVGARCCTPYGHTVASELAFQVASSGWAVASGGAYGIDVAAHRAVLAAEAAPTIAVVACGVDQYYPSGHREVFDRIAQTGLIVSQFPVGFAPQRHRFLTRNQVLAALTRGTVVVEAAARSGAKHCLGQAAAMGRYVAGVPGPVTSAYSRGVHQVLRDQHARVVTSGVELLDDLASVVGDASVAD; encoded by the coding sequence ATGACCACCACGCCGTCTGATGACCTGCTGGCCCGTATCGCCCTGGCCATCTTGGAGGTCCCCAACGCCGCCGACTCCGGTGAGCCGCAGGGCGTTGCCGCCACCGACATCCTTGACCGGCTCGACGCGGGACAACCGCCGTCTGGGGTTTCCCGCGACCGCGTCAAGGACCGCTTCGAAGGGCGCCGGGTTCGCGCTGTCGCCACGGAACAGCTTGAGCGCTCCCGCGAAGCCGGGGCTCGCATCATCGTCCCCGGCGATCAGGAGTGGCCGCCGCGGTTGGGTGATCTTGCACGCGTTCCCGATGCCGTGGTCCCGTGGTGCCTGTGGCTTCGTGGACCGGCGCCCCTGGCGCAGACCACCGAGCAATCGGTGGCGATCGTCGGCGCCCGCTGCTGCACTCCCTACGGCCACACCGTCGCCAGCGAACTGGCGTTCCAGGTCGCCAGCTCGGGCTGGGCCGTGGCCTCCGGCGGTGCCTACGGCATCGACGTCGCCGCTCACCGAGCCGTGCTAGCGGCGGAAGCCGCCCCCACCATCGCCGTCGTGGCCTGTGGGGTCGATCAGTACTACCCGTCGGGGCACCGCGAGGTCTTCGACCGGATCGCCCAGACCGGGCTGATCGTCAGCCAGTTCCCGGTGGGCTTCGCCCCGCAGCGGCATCGATTCCTGACCAGGAACCAGGTCTTGGCCGCGCTGACGCGCGGCACGGTCGTGGTGGAGGCCGCGGCGCGCTCCGGCGCGAAGCACTGCCTCGGTCAAGCCGCGGCCATGGGCCGATATGTCGCTGGAGTTCCCGGACCCGTCACTTCGGCGTACTCACGAGGCGTTCATCAAGTCCTGCGTGATCAGCACGCCCGGGTCGTGACTAGTGGCGTTGAGCTCTTGGATGACCTCGCTTCGGTCGTCGGTGATGCGTCGGTGGCCGATTGA
- a CDS encoding DUF4192 domain-containing protein — translation MNTTSSADITLSSPADLVAAIPHLVGYRPTDSAVLVGLDEGHIKVTLRADLPLASGCFDVFADVITTMRRNDATAVVLVGFGEAARVTPVVDHLLPRLHGADIEVLDAIRVTGGTFWSYVCPEPTCCPPEGKPVPRDSRIEAAFVGEGMVAAPDRNAVAAQIDPVDFETRNHVALHLCDFKRTARLDRLVNAKRDRAAENTAKLAGAAKGVEAGTMPGLALTAKLGWAIAETSTGYKTALAIVDAGDHAHGLALWIWLARHHTGIYRSRAAAMTAYAAWRRGNGVLAGEAVGVALRLQPTCRLAQAVGLALSNGFPPAKVPPFSEVIP, via the coding sequence ATGAACACCACTTCCTCCGCCGACATCACGTTGTCCTCACCTGCCGACTTGGTCGCAGCCATCCCACACCTCGTGGGCTACCGGCCCACCGATTCCGCCGTCCTCGTGGGACTCGACGAAGGCCATATTAAGGTGACGCTGCGCGCCGATCTTCCATTGGCCAGCGGCTGCTTCGATGTCTTCGCCGATGTCATCACAACCATGCGCCGCAACGACGCCACCGCAGTGGTCCTAGTCGGTTTCGGTGAAGCCGCTCGCGTCACTCCCGTCGTCGACCACCTGCTGCCACGACTCCACGGCGCGGATATCGAGGTGCTTGACGCCATCCGCGTCACCGGAGGCACATTCTGGTCCTACGTGTGCCCGGAGCCCACGTGTTGCCCACCGGAGGGCAAGCCCGTCCCGCGTGACTCGCGGATCGAAGCCGCGTTCGTCGGCGAGGGCATGGTGGCCGCGCCCGACCGCAATGCGGTCGCCGCGCAGATCGATCCCGTCGACTTTGAAACCAGGAACCACGTCGCACTCCACCTGTGCGACTTCAAACGCACAGCGCGTCTGGATCGGCTGGTGAATGCCAAGCGCGACCGCGCAGCAGAAAATACCGCCAAACTCGCTGGCGCGGCGAAGGGCGTTGAAGCCGGAACGATGCCCGGCTTGGCATTGACCGCGAAACTGGGCTGGGCCATTGCAGAAACCAGCACCGGGTACAAAACCGCCCTAGCGATCGTCGATGCTGGCGACCACGCCCATGGTTTGGCGTTGTGGATCTGGCTGGCCCGCCACCACACCGGGATCTACCGTTCCCGGGCCGCCGCGATGACGGCCTACGCGGCTTGGCGCCGCGGCAACGGGGTCTTGGCCGGTGAAGCCGTGGGGGTGGCGCTTCGCCTCCAGCCCACGTGCCGACTCGCCCAAGCCGTGGGACTCGCGTTGTCCAACGGGTTTCCACCAGCGAAGGTTCCACCCTTCTCTGAAGTGATCCCGTGA
- a CDS encoding ArsR/SmtB family transcription factor: protein MAIDSMKCMTAEIEAGIAPAAALFHSLSDETRLRIVQYLAAGEARVVDLTEQLGLAQSTVSKHLACLRDCGLVASRAEGRQAFYSLSRPELMDLLSAAEGVLAATGHAVAVCPTHGIKASGDATVEVA from the coding sequence ATGGCGATTGATTCTATGAAGTGTATGACCGCCGAGATCGAGGCGGGCATCGCCCCGGCGGCGGCCTTGTTCCATTCGCTGTCGGATGAGACCCGGTTGCGGATCGTGCAGTACCTGGCCGCTGGCGAAGCCCGCGTGGTCGACTTGACCGAGCAACTGGGCCTGGCGCAATCCACGGTGTCCAAACATCTGGCCTGCCTGCGCGACTGCGGACTGGTCGCGTCGCGCGCAGAGGGCCGTCAGGCGTTCTACTCCCTGTCGCGTCCGGAGTTGATGGACCTGTTGAGCGCGGCTGAGGGCGTGTTGGCCGCCACCGGTCACGCCGTCGCGGTATGCCCCACCCACGGCATCAAGGCATCCGGCGACGCGACCGTGGAGGTGGCGTGA
- a CDS encoding cation diffusion facilitator family transporter, whose product MATVSLTAERRAKLNKRCLHLAYATAGYNLAEGIVAVTAGAIASSTALLGFGLDSFVEVSSALVVIWQFRSKLPEAREKLALKLIAASFFALAAWITIDAVRSLLGQGEAEPSPVGIAIAAVSVIVMPALVWAKRRTGKELGSATVVADSVQTLLCTYLSGILLIGLVLNATLGWSWADPIAALVIAAVAIKEGVEAWRGEQCDDCAIPTGDGGQADACGCGPDCTDACCTGQKKDGETT is encoded by the coding sequence ATGGCGACCGTGTCTTTGACCGCCGAGCGTCGGGCGAAGCTGAACAAGCGCTGTCTCCATCTGGCTTATGCCACCGCCGGATACAACCTGGCTGAAGGCATCGTCGCCGTCACCGCCGGGGCCATCGCCTCGTCCACCGCGCTGCTTGGTTTCGGGCTGGACTCCTTCGTCGAAGTCTCCTCCGCGCTGGTGGTGATCTGGCAGTTCCGATCCAAGCTGCCCGAAGCCCGCGAAAAACTCGCCCTCAAACTCATCGCCGCCTCGTTCTTCGCCCTGGCCGCGTGGATCACCATCGACGCCGTGCGATCGCTTCTGGGCCAAGGTGAGGCCGAACCCTCCCCGGTCGGCATCGCCATCGCCGCGGTCTCGGTGATCGTCATGCCAGCCCTGGTGTGGGCCAAACGCCGCACCGGCAAAGAACTCGGCTCGGCCACCGTCGTGGCCGACTCGGTGCAAACCCTGCTGTGCACCTACCTGTCCGGCATCCTCCTCATCGGACTCGTACTCAACGCGACACTGGGCTGGTCGTGGGCCGACCCGATCGCCGCCCTGGTCATCGCCGCCGTCGCGATCAAAGAAGGTGTGGAAGCCTGGCGCGGCGAACAATGCGACGACTGCGCCATCCCCACCGGTGACGGCGGCCAAGCCGATGCGTGCGGATGCGGCCCCGACTGCACCGACGCCTGCTGCACCGGCCAGAAGAAGGACGGTGAGACAACATGA
- a CDS encoding AraC family transcriptional regulator yields the protein MRPGLLALTGRIGHAEAHTHACHQLLIVASGHVVVEDDHHDRYPVQGVAFIPAGFRHRVIASPDASGLAAWFDADSPIGLAAATRWHGAGDLGCARTWTTAVAGLPRLTDATPHRPARPQHPVLARAIHHATTTPSGPPDLETLAAAVSMSPSRLGHLFAERLGLSYPIWRRWIMLQRAIDAVRAGANLTAAAHTTGFADSAHLTRTTKAMFGITPTQALTASGWRP from the coding sequence ATGCGGCCAGGTCTGCTGGCATTGACCGGGCGCATCGGCCACGCCGAGGCCCACACCCACGCCTGCCATCAACTGCTCATCGTGGCCAGCGGCCACGTCGTTGTCGAAGACGACCACCACGACCGGTACCCGGTACAGGGCGTGGCCTTCATCCCGGCCGGATTCCGTCACCGCGTCATCGCCAGCCCGGACGCCTCTGGGCTGGCGGCCTGGTTCGACGCCGACTCGCCCATCGGCCTGGCCGCCGCCACCCGGTGGCACGGCGCCGGCGACCTGGGCTGCGCCCGCACGTGGACCACAGCCGTGGCGGGCCTGCCGCGGCTCACCGATGCCACACCGCACCGGCCGGCGCGACCCCAGCACCCGGTTCTGGCCCGAGCCATTCACCACGCCACCACCACCCCAAGCGGCCCACCCGACCTGGAAACCCTCGCCGCTGCGGTGTCGATGTCTCCCAGCCGCTTGGGGCACCTGTTCGCCGAACGCCTCGGGTTGTCGTATCCGATATGGCGGCGCTGGATCATGCTGCAACGCGCCATCGACGCGGTACGCGCGGGCGCCAACCTCACCGCCGCCGCCCACACGACCGGATTCGCCGACTCCGCGCACCTGACCCGCACCACCAAAGCCATGTTCGGCATCACCCCCACTCAAGCCCTGACCGCCAGCGGCTGGCGGCCCTGA